Below is a genomic region from Prunus persica cultivar Lovell chromosome G3, Prunus_persica_NCBIv2, whole genome shotgun sequence.
GCGAAAGATGAAAGAACTCTTTGTTTGACGCATAATTTCCATCCCAACCGTTCCTTGTCCGATAATAACATCTGGGTGATCAAAAGGAGGTATGAAGCTCCTTCCCTCCTCTTGAGCCTGCTTCTTAGCATAAGTTTGAGCCTCATCATAGGAATCCCCTATAAGAATAACCGTGGCGCCCAATCTCTCAACAGATTTCCATTGCAAACAAGCAATACAAAATTCCACAACATTCAATAAGCCAAACCCACAAATTAGAATTGTGAAATTAAgctccaaaatgaaaaaaaaaatgaaaagaaggaaaagaaaagaaaaaaaaagtgtacctTAATTTCTGGTGTGGTTACAGGCATTGCAATCACAGCACTGCAATTCAACTCCTTAGCAGCCAAGGCTACTCCTTGGGCATGGTTTCCAGTTGAGGAGCAAATAACCCCTCGATCCAGTTGCTCCCTCGGAAGCTTTGGCATCATGTTATAAGCTCCCCGAAGCTTGAATGAGAAG
It encodes:
- the LOC109948282 gene encoding threonine dehydratase biosynthetic, chloroplastic-like, with product MMPKLPREQLDRGVICSSTGNHAQGVALAAKELNCSAVIAMPVTTPEIKWKSVERLGATVILIGDSYDEAQTYAKKQAQEEGRSFIPPFDHPDVIIGQGTVGMEIMRQTKSSFIFRALLFIFAQEFFHLVPRKPFLPSFCFSALLEFQGRTLLDL